A single Chanos chanos chromosome 8, fChaCha1.1, whole genome shotgun sequence DNA region contains:
- the adnp2a gene encoding activity-dependent neuroprotective protein 2a, whose translation MYQLPVGDVEKIRKSRKRVKSILCDIALEDCQDLIEKLKPFDSGEDHFNNTEWDDFTEGHNGKRRKKWGYRTLTLCCSLCWFSTQSWYTFRGHVQRCHEEELDLASLSPCSKCSFIGHPKVTEQHVKFFHTTSTKGSSGSSQGSVAHSSKSVTVSPMTNGDRYICKGCGYHDSLIYVMKKHVLVNHYASMLNRYFGHRSDSDQAGSTRVTKYFCRVCGLPAESTEHLLYHMLSSDKHKELQLHIKTFICENMNKNGAKLPALAPKVQQQVVQKTVVVPQANSVLPVQQSNGNPVTKATGTVLLAAPSNTTALLCSPGARQVFLPSQTEAKSLVVPGSTMATLQNTPLQQTSTGIRPGLPTSAVVKASISMLVPNVPQAAPKPVPITVTVPRLPQAVPPRQILLPPGAQINVPGKIGIQPPQPLLVTQRLPLNQSAPRPPIIASQSVRLIPTGNKVNGVPTYTLAPVQVTVPVQTNAPQVVNNRPVILTQNNMTTTAQLSNVTGAVPRPVPSTPRQSLSKNAKVNELAVLAPFLKKMDGRTVKCLRCKILLAEKGIFQHLLHGLKCLFCPQMFYSFKQIMDHTNKEHNLSVKGNQEFIKKHYKLNIDNEGKLVFAKFDLNTDVPKDLLENRELNLALVTGSQDKIYIKMYPDTAKTAYSAPLNSTPTDCPFCQEKPQTSEDYELHLKTKHHIVPTIHAILKSPAFKCIYCLGVYAEKSTPKTISIHVQRCRCAPKAAKEAERLVNPDLNGQVINGSVQNPVQKGTNTQTQVKLKTEKPAEEGREEASANREITVVENGKESVAVKSDVPDSSVPLLLDPTGLEMKSFEERKKFLKKYFHLKPYLSKMETETLAARLWFNRTDVASLFGSTRSRCMKAIQKKRTVVLLGFNMTEVNKVKHNLLIPEVEPAIANV comes from the exons atgtaccAGCTTCCAGTTGGAGATGTGgagaaaatcagaaaatcaAGAAAGCGAGTGAAAAGTATTCTGTGTGACATTGCCCTAGAGGACTGTCAAGACCTGATAGAG AAACTGAAGCCCTTTGATAGTGGTGAGGATCATTTCAACAACACAGAATGGGATGACTTCACAGAGGGTCATAAtgggaaaaggaggaaaaag tggGGATATCGCACTTTGACGCTGTGCTGCAGCCTATGTTGGTTTTCCACACAGTCCTGGTATACTTTCAGAGGACATGTGCAACGCTGTCATGAAGAGGAGCTGGaccttgcttctctctctccttgttccAAGTGTTCATTTATCGGTCACCCAAAAGTAACTGAGCAACATGTCAAGTTTTTTCATACGACGTCAACGAAAGGCTCATCTGGGTCAAGCCAAGGGTCTGTTGCCCACTCATCAAAgtcagtgactgtctctcccaTGACAAATGGAGACAGGTACATATGTAAAGGCTGTGGTTACCATGACTCTTTGATTTATGTGATGAAGAAACATGTGCTGGTAAACCACTATGCTTCGATGTTGAACCGTTATTTTGGACACAGGTCGGACAGCGACCAAGCTGGTAGCACCAGGGTTACGAAATATTTCTGCAGAGTGTGTGGTTTACCAGCTGAATCCACGGAGCATTTACTATATCACATGTTGAGCTCAGATAAACACAAGGAACTGCAGTTGCATATAAAGACCTTTATCtgtgaaaacatgaataaaaacgGAGCAAAGCTACCAGCCCTTGCGCCGAAAGTACAGCAGCAAGTTGTTCAAAAGACTGTTGTGGTGCCCCAGGCAAACAGTGTACTGCCAGTTCAGCAGTCCAATGGAAATCCAGTCACCAAAGCCACTGGCACTGTGCTTTTGGCGGCACCTAGCAACACTACCGCTCTCTTGTGTTCCCCGGGAGCGCGGCAGGTCTTCCTCCCTTCACAGACTGAAGCAAAAAGCCTTGTAGTTCCAGGAAGTACTATGGCCACACTTCAAAATACCCCTCTTCAGCAGACATCCACAGGGATACGCCCAGGCTTGCCTACCTCAGCCGTGGTGAAAGCGTCTATCAGCATGTTGGTGCCAAACGTGCCACAGGCTGCTCCCAAACCAGTTCCAATCACAGTGACTGTGCCCAGGCTGCCTCAGGCTGTACCACCACGTCAGATCCTTTTGCCGCCGGGTGCTCAGATCAATGTCCCCGGCAAGATCGGCATACAACCCCCGCAACCCCTCTTGGTAACTCAGAGGCTTCCTCTGAACCAGTCGGCTCCCAGACCACCCATCATAGCTTCACAGTCGGTGCGACTTATCCCCACCGGCAACAAAGTGAACGGGGTGCCCACATACACGTTGGCACCTGTTCAGGTCACGGTACCAGTACAGACAAACGCGCCTCAAGTGGTCAACAACAGGCCTGTAATTCTGACCCAGAACAACATGACCACTACTGCTCAGCTAAGCAAC GTCACGGGTGCAGTTCCTCGTCCAGTACCTTCTACACCAAGGCAGTCACTGAGCAAAAATGCTAAGGTTAATGAGTTGGCTGTACTGGCTCCCTTTCTTAAGAAAATGGATGGCCGAACTGTTAAGTGTCTGAGGTGCAAGATTTTACTTGCTGAGAAGGGAATTTTTCAGCATCTGCTTCATGGtctaaaatgtttgttttgtcctcaGATGTTCTATTCCTTCAAGCAAATCATGGATCATACAAACAAAGAGCACAACCTTTCAGTTAAGGGAAATCAAGAGTTCATCAAAAAGCATTATAAACTCAACATAGACAATGAAGGCAAGCTTGTGTTTGCCAAGTTTGACTTAAATACTGATGTGCCCAAAGATCTGCTGGAAAACAGAGAGCTGAATTTAGCGCTTGTCACTGGCTCACAAGACAAAATATACATAAAGATGTATCCAGATACAGCAAAAACAGCATATTCTGCTCCTCTGAATAGCACCCCGACTGACTGTCCGTTTTGTCAAGAGAAGCCCCAGACGTCCGAGGATTACGAGTTAcacctaaaaacaaaacaccacattgTGCCCACCATTCACGCCATATTGAAATCTCCTGCATTCAAGTGCATCTATTGCCTGGGAGTGTATGCGGAAAAATCGACACCAAAAACGATCTCCATTCACGTGCAGCGATGTCGCTGTGCTCCCAAGGCTGCCAAGGAGGCAGAGAGACTAGTAAATCCAGACCTAAACGGCCAGGTAATCAACGGAAGTGTGCAAAATCCTGTCCAGAAGGGCACTAATACTCAGACACAAGTTaagttaaaaacagaaaagcctGCGGAGGAAGGAAGGGAAGAGGCCAGTGCAAACAGAGAGATCACTGTGGTGGAGAACGGCAAGGAGAGTGTAGCTGTCAAATCTGATGTGCCCGACAGCTCTGTTCCCCTACTCCTGGACCCGACAGGACTAGAGATGAAATCTTTcgaggaaagaaagaagtttCTGAAAAAGTACTTCCACTTGAAACCTTACCTGTCAAAAATGGAGACAGAAACGTTGGCAGCCCGTCTGTGGTTCAACAGAACTGATGTAGCTTCTCTCTTTGGTTCTACACGCAGCAGATGCATGAAGGcaatccaaaaaaagagaactgtaGTCCTGCTTGGATTTAATATGACTGAGGTCAACAAGGTTAAACATAACCTTCTCATTCCTGAAGTAGAGCCTGCTATAGCCAATGtctaa
- the rbfa gene encoding putative ribosome-binding factor A, mitochondrial, with the protein MFQMNTSYLFQKCRFLNRHFTNGMMPVLNKLTPVTLLSNRDVNIWSTPLSCLWKMNLHTSTCHWATNKLMKMFANKKRKKWYETPQRGLPPSPIDALKPQKKRNHEDNARVRVLNSILHKAVADMLSSHEVNSEIPAYGVEISRVSLCPDFSACRIYWKTSWSAERDNQIQQALDKCGPRIRYLLISQQILGSLPPVTFIRDKQYAAVTEVENLLKRADFGPQEDAKNESLNEDRGEMLHSVDSPKTKKTVLFGVDHDALHKQIEEYKQRSKDTLTQTTTAGLTQQQLDALAEIRKQKIIEKKKRKSKKLKDDDITPKAFLLARSNQKEEQDDNRGNEYSLEDMQIKELMTEDNQRY; encoded by the exons ATGTTCCAGATGAACACTAGTTATTTGTTCCAGAAATGTCGTTTCTTAAATCGACATTTCACCAACGGTATGATGCCTGTTTTAAACAAGTTAACACCTGTTACCTTGCTATCGAATAGAGATGTAAACATTTGGTCGACCCCGTTGAGTTGCCTTTGGAAAATGAACTTGCACACCTCTACGTGCCATTGGGCAACTAACAAATTGATGAAGATGTTCGCCAACAAAAA GAGGAAGAAGTGGTATGAAACCCCTCAACGG GGGTTACCACCCAGTCCGATTGATGCATTGAAacctcaaaagaaaagaaaccacgAAGACAATGCGCGAGTACGAGTGCTGAACAGCATCCTCCACAAGGCTGTAGCAGATATGCTTAGTTCTCACGAGGTTAATTCTGAGATACCTGCCTACGGTGTGGAAATATCCAGG GTTTCATTGTGTCCAGATTTCTCTGCTTGCCGAATATACTGGAAGACAAGTTGGAGCGCTGAGAGAGATAACCAGATTCAGCAGGCTCTTGACAAGTGTGGTCCCCGGATACG atatCTTCTTATATCCCAGCAAATCCTTGGCAGTTTACCACCCGTTACCTTCATCAGAGATAAACAGTATGCCGCTGTTACTGAG GTTGAAAACCTTCTCAAGAGAGCTGACTTTGGTCCTCAGGAGGATGCCAAAAATGAGTCATTAAACgaagacagagg GGAGATGCTACACTCCGTTGATTCTCCAAAGACGAAAAAAACAGTCCTGTTTGGTGTCGATCATGATGCTCTACATAAACAAATTGAGGAATACAAACAGAGGTCAAAGGACACTCTCACCCAGACTACAACTGCAGGCCTTACTCAGCAACAGCTTGACGCACTAGCAGAGATTCGGAAGCAAAAAAtcatagagaaaaagaaaagaaagtccAAAAAGCTGAAAGATGACGACATTACCCCAAAAGCTTTCCTGTTAGCGAGGAGTAACCAAAAGGAAGAACAAGATGATAACAGAGGCAATGAGTACAGCCTTGAGGACATGCAAATCAAGGAGCTAATGACTGAGGATAATCAGAGATATTGA